The following are encoded in a window of Salinibacter ruber DSM 13855 genomic DNA:
- a CDS encoding PEGA domain-containing protein has translation MPQSIPPAPSALRSLLVLVASVGMVGCATLIHGSSQEIVVESTPSEAQVEVNGRPVGETPTTTVLKRNREYSISIYQEGYEPHHTTLRPGRSLWATVNLLNFFVPGLLVDASTGALYSLDPGTVAPELQPVDSTAVDPPPSDEEGGAP, from the coding sequence ATGCCCCAGTCGATCCCGCCTGCTCCCAGTGCCCTGCGGAGCCTTCTCGTGCTCGTTGCATCCGTGGGGATGGTGGGATGTGCCACCCTCATTCACGGGTCCTCGCAGGAGATTGTGGTGGAGTCCACTCCCTCCGAGGCGCAGGTCGAGGTGAACGGCCGTCCCGTGGGGGAGACGCCCACGACGACGGTTCTGAAACGGAACCGCGAGTACTCCATCAGCATCTACCAGGAGGGGTATGAGCCCCACCACACCACCCTTCGTCCGGGGCGCAGCCTCTGGGCCACGGTCAATCTGCTGAACTTTTTCGTCCCGGGCCTGCTCGTGGACGCCTCCACCGGGGCGTTGTATTCCCTCGACCCCGGCACCGTGGCCCCCGAACTGCAACCCGTAGACTCAACCGCGGTCGACCCGCCCCCGTCCGACGAGGAGGGCGGGGCGCCGTAG
- a CDS encoding SDR family NAD(P)-dependent oxidoreductase, producing the protein MDLGLQDRTAIVTGASRGIGKYIAQALAREGCDVAICARTASDLDEAAAEVREEGAEVLALPMDVTEAGEPERLVEETYDRFGRIDTYVGNVGGNRRGSFEELSDEDWEDLMDLNFMSHVRVSRAAVPHMREVEGASICYISSIFGRELGGAGLSLYNTTKSALISVSKVMAQDLAPEIRVNSVAPGSIRFPGGSWDRRVKENPEEMEQFVEENIAIERFGRATEVADAVTFLCSERASLITGACINVDGGQSQSLI; encoded by the coding sequence ATGGACCTCGGACTTCAGGATCGGACCGCTATCGTCACCGGCGCGAGCCGCGGCATCGGCAAGTACATTGCACAGGCCCTCGCCCGCGAGGGGTGTGACGTGGCCATCTGTGCACGCACCGCCTCGGACCTCGACGAAGCCGCGGCGGAGGTGCGGGAGGAGGGGGCGGAGGTGCTCGCCCTCCCCATGGACGTGACGGAGGCGGGAGAGCCGGAGCGCCTCGTCGAGGAGACCTACGACCGATTTGGGCGCATCGACACCTATGTCGGCAATGTGGGCGGCAACCGACGGGGGAGCTTCGAAGAGCTGTCCGACGAAGACTGGGAGGACCTGATGGACCTGAACTTCATGTCGCACGTCCGCGTGAGCCGGGCGGCCGTCCCGCACATGCGGGAGGTGGAGGGCGCCTCCATCTGCTACATCTCGTCCATCTTTGGGCGGGAGCTCGGCGGCGCGGGGCTGTCTCTCTACAACACCACCAAATCGGCCCTCATCAGTGTAAGCAAGGTAATGGCCCAGGACCTTGCCCCCGAGATCCGCGTCAACAGCGTGGCGCCGGGCTCCATCCGATTTCCGGGCGGCAGCTGGGACCGGCGCGTGAAGGAGAACCCGGAAGAGATGGAGCAGTTCGTCGAGGAAAACATTGCGATCGAGCGCTTCGGGCGGGCCACAGAAGTGGCCGACGCCGTCACGTTTCTCTGCTCCGAGCGGGCCAGCCTCATCACCGGGGCCTGCATCAACGTGGACGGCGGCCAGAGCCAGTCGCTGATCTAG
- a CDS encoding biotin transporter BioY: protein MSNLLSLRSSHTALVDALREERASALLQAVGVVGFALLTAIAAQVSFRVYLWEVPITLQTAAVYASGLYLGWRNGLLAQALYLGLGLFLPVFVGDGYGTSYLFGVVSSGYLLSYPLAAAVIGALSKRWNAFSGSTLASMVGAGIVFVCGVVWLHYAAGHGTWMESIDKGFLRFAVIDLVKVLGVGLLYSGTRYLARDDA from the coding sequence ATGTCCAATTTGCTCTCGCTCCGGTCGTCGCACACGGCCCTCGTCGATGCGCTCCGTGAGGAACGGGCGTCCGCGCTGCTCCAGGCGGTTGGCGTGGTTGGCTTTGCCCTGCTGACGGCCATTGCGGCGCAGGTGAGTTTCCGGGTGTACCTGTGGGAGGTCCCCATTACCCTGCAGACGGCGGCCGTTTACGCCAGTGGGTTGTACCTCGGCTGGCGCAATGGACTGCTCGCGCAGGCGCTGTACCTGGGGCTCGGCCTCTTCCTGCCGGTGTTTGTAGGAGACGGGTACGGCACGAGCTACCTCTTCGGCGTGGTCTCGTCCGGCTACCTGCTTTCCTATCCGCTCGCGGCGGCGGTCATCGGGGCCCTCTCGAAGCGGTGGAACGCGTTTTCCGGGAGCACGCTCGCCTCGATGGTCGGGGCCGGGATTGTCTTCGTGTGCGGCGTCGTGTGGCTGCACTACGCGGCCGGGCACGGCACCTGGATGGAGTCGATCGACAAGGGCTTCCTCCGCTTCGCGGTGATCGACCTGGTGAAGGTGCTCGGCGTCGGTCTTCTCTACAGTGGGACGCGGTACCTGGCCCGCGACGATGCGTAG
- a CDS encoding TolC family protein, giving the protein MIPILRLVPVLLVGAMLAPSLVQAQQPAPRDTLRLDAAVQRALDDNRQARIARRETDIAENDVSLGNAGFLPTLSGQANYSQTRSNSEQVFLSGETQSTDGATSTQSGAGADLRWTVFDGLRPFATYDRLGAERDRQAAATDEQVETLVADVIEGYYDVARQQQQLEVLQEAVAISRERLRIAELRRELGSASDLEVRQVRVDLNADSTEALRQAAALTNAKNQLNRLLARPEDASTRYAVASAIEVDTSLQYASTQQTALQESPALTQAREALRVAQAEQRELRADFFPTVDLTAGLNYSQLNAESGFVQENTSTEVTYGVSLTLDLFDGLNRWRRTQNADIRTTNARLAVEDVRARLVTELTNAYERYRNRLRLVDLGRQTLKAVRANVDVALEQFEQGTITSVELREVQEQFVQAESRLLTVQFEAKQAEVELLRLSGQLLDRY; this is encoded by the coding sequence ATGATTCCAATTCTTCGTCTCGTCCCGGTCCTTCTCGTCGGGGCCATGCTCGCGCCGTCGCTCGTCCAGGCCCAGCAGCCGGCTCCCCGAGACACCCTCCGCCTCGACGCCGCCGTCCAGCGGGCGCTCGACGACAATCGGCAGGCCCGCATCGCGCGCCGCGAGACGGACATCGCCGAGAACGACGTCTCGCTCGGGAACGCCGGCTTTCTCCCCACCCTCTCGGGACAGGCCAACTACTCGCAGACCCGCTCCAACTCGGAGCAGGTCTTCCTGTCCGGTGAGACGCAAAGCACGGACGGGGCGACGTCGACCCAGTCCGGGGCCGGGGCGGACCTCCGGTGGACCGTGTTCGACGGCCTGCGGCCCTTCGCGACCTACGACCGCCTCGGGGCGGAGCGCGACCGGCAGGCGGCCGCGACCGACGAGCAGGTCGAAACCCTGGTGGCCGACGTGATTGAGGGCTACTACGACGTGGCGCGGCAGCAGCAACAGCTCGAGGTGCTGCAGGAGGCGGTGGCCATCTCCCGCGAGCGGCTGCGCATCGCAGAGCTCCGGCGGGAGCTTGGGTCGGCCTCCGACCTGGAGGTGCGGCAGGTGCGCGTGGACCTGAACGCCGACTCGACGGAGGCCCTGCGGCAGGCGGCGGCCCTCACCAACGCGAAGAACCAGCTCAACCGGCTGCTGGCCCGCCCCGAAGACGCTTCCACCCGGTACGCGGTCGCCTCCGCGATTGAGGTGGACACGAGCCTGCAGTACGCGTCCACTCAGCAGACGGCCCTGCAGGAGAGCCCCGCCCTGACGCAGGCCCGCGAGGCCCTGCGGGTGGCCCAGGCCGAGCAGCGGGAGCTGCGGGCCGACTTCTTCCCCACGGTCGACTTGACGGCGGGCCTCAACTACTCGCAGCTCAACGCGGAAAGCGGCTTTGTGCAGGAAAACACGAGCACGGAGGTGACCTACGGGGTGTCGCTCACGCTCGACCTCTTCGATGGACTCAACCGGTGGCGTCGCACCCAGAACGCGGACATCCGAACGACCAACGCGCGCCTCGCGGTGGAGGACGTCCGGGCCCGGCTCGTGACCGAGCTCACGAACGCCTACGAGCGGTACCGAAACCGCCTCCGCCTCGTGGACCTCGGGCGGCAGACCCTAAAAGCCGTGCGGGCGAACGTGGACGTGGCCCTGGAGCAGTTTGAGCAGGGCACCATCACGAGCGTCGAGCTCCGTGAGGTGCAAGAGCAGTTCGTTCAGGCCGAGAGCCGCCTCCTCACGGTGCAGTTCGAGGCGAAGCAGGCGGAGGTCGAGCTGCTGCGCCTCAGCGGCCAGCTGCTCGACCGATACTAA
- a CDS encoding phosphoribosyl-ATP diphosphatase, whose protein sequence is MKRFEELFAELADKVDRQDPDSGTVQAVQEGRHAIGKKVIEEAGEVWMAAEHEGPDRTAEEISQLLYHLQVLMIACDLDLEDVYEHL, encoded by the coding sequence ATGAAACGCTTCGAAGAACTGTTCGCCGAACTTGCCGACAAGGTCGACCGGCAGGACCCGGACTCCGGAACCGTCCAGGCCGTACAGGAGGGGCGCCACGCCATTGGCAAGAAGGTGATCGAGGAGGCCGGAGAGGTGTGGATGGCCGCCGAGCACGAGGGCCCGGACCGCACCGCCGAAGAGATTTCTCAGCTTCTCTACCACCTGCAGGTTCTCATGATCGCGTGCGACCTCGACCTCGAAGACGTCTACGAGCACTTGTGA
- a CDS encoding type II toxin-antitoxin system Phd/YefM family antitoxin, producing the protein MYNTEGVDAVATITELRSETSDLIEQVQSTNNGVLIQKNNEPHAVLISWEAYKAIKEEVDLNDL; encoded by the coding sequence ATGTACAATACCGAAGGCGTAGACGCCGTCGCAACCATCACCGAACTCCGGTCGGAGACCTCCGATCTCATCGAGCAGGTCCAATCGACGAACAACGGCGTACTTATTCAGAAGAACAATGAACCGCACGCCGTGCTCATCTCATGGGAGGCCTACAAGGCCATCAAGGAGGAGGTCGACCTCAACGATCTGTAG
- a CDS encoding efflux RND transporter permease subunit, with protein sequence MSLYSLSIRRPVLSTVFALLIMIFGAVGFYFLGVREYPAVDPPIISVSTQYRGANADVIDSQITEPLEEQINGIDGIRTIESVSREGQSTVTVEFDLGADLERAANDVRDRVSRAQQQLPPDAEPPSVSKSDASAPPIVFLNIESETRSLMELTEIADKRFKERLQTIEGVSRVDIWGEKTYSMRLELDPQKLAAYDLTPLDVRQALDQSNVELPSGRIEGETIELTVRTKSRLETVEDFNSLLLKQSPDGQTVRLEDVGKADIAPLNERTLLQRDNVPMVGVVLRPLPGANYIDIVDEFYRRVDDIKAELPSDLELGIGFDNTEPIRDSISEVQQTIFIAFLLVVLIIFLFLRDWRSTIIPLIVVPIALTGSFFVMYAMGFSINVLTLLALVLAIGLVVDDAIVVLENIYAKIEEGKDTMVAGLEGTREIFFAVVATSVSLVIIFAPIIFMGGLTGQLFQEFGMVIAGAVAFSSFVALTLTPMLSTRLLKQRDEKPWIYRKTEPVFESLTDAYRRSLEAFMEYRWAAFVIMAGCIVVITTFHFTLPQELAPLEDRSLVRMNATAREGATYDYMSGYVDRMYEALDETIPAEHQRSTISVTSPGFGAASSVNSAFMFTRLVPPGERDVSQMQYADSLQAALGELEGARTFVSQEPTISVGGGGGGLPVQYVLQTSSVENLREALPTFLERARQQEELGVVDVNLKFNKPELQVEIDRDRANNIGVSPLDVAQTLQLALAEQRVGYFVRDGEQRQILATVDEEDRDAPVDLTSLYVRSASGEPVPLDNLVSVSEQATPPQIFRFNRYMSATVSARPAPGNTIEDGIGAMDRVADDVLGPAFSTTLTGQSRDFQETSNQLLYVFGLALVLIYLVLAAQFESFRDPLVILFTVPLALAGAMLFLWYFNQTINIFSQIGMVMLIGLVAKNGILIVEFANQRKAAGLSIREAIEEAAAVRFRPILMTALSTILGVLPIALALGAGAQSRVPMGVAVIGGLLVGTVLSLYVIPATYTYLTSEDAGPALVGDGGAGGDGLPEEGMAPQQQGAPSG encoded by the coding sequence ATGAGCCTCTACTCCCTCAGCATCCGGCGGCCCGTCCTCTCGACGGTGTTCGCGCTGCTCATCATGATCTTCGGGGCGGTGGGATTCTACTTTCTGGGCGTCCGCGAGTACCCGGCGGTCGACCCGCCCATCATCAGCGTGAGCACCCAGTACCGGGGCGCCAACGCCGACGTCATCGACTCGCAGATTACCGAGCCGCTGGAGGAGCAGATCAACGGCATCGACGGCATCCGCACCATCGAATCCGTCAGCCGCGAGGGGCAGTCCACCGTCACCGTCGAGTTCGACCTGGGGGCCGACCTCGAACGGGCCGCCAACGACGTCCGCGACCGCGTGAGCCGGGCTCAGCAACAGCTCCCGCCCGACGCCGAGCCCCCCAGCGTGTCGAAGTCCGACGCCAGTGCGCCGCCGATCGTGTTTCTGAACATCGAGTCGGAGACGCGGAGCCTGATGGAGCTGACCGAGATTGCGGACAAACGGTTCAAAGAACGCCTCCAGACGATCGAAGGGGTGAGCCGGGTCGACATCTGGGGCGAGAAGACCTATTCGATGCGTCTGGAGCTCGATCCGCAGAAGTTGGCGGCTTACGACCTGACGCCGCTCGACGTGCGCCAGGCGCTGGACCAGTCAAACGTCGAGTTGCCGTCGGGCCGCATTGAAGGGGAGACGATCGAGCTGACGGTGCGGACGAAGAGTCGCCTCGAGACCGTCGAGGACTTCAACTCGCTCCTCCTCAAGCAGAGCCCCGACGGGCAGACCGTTCGGCTGGAGGACGTGGGCAAGGCCGACATTGCGCCCCTCAACGAGCGGACGCTCCTGCAGCGCGACAACGTGCCGATGGTAGGGGTCGTGCTGCGGCCCCTCCCGGGGGCCAACTACATCGACATCGTGGACGAGTTTTACCGCCGGGTCGACGACATCAAGGCGGAGCTCCCGAGCGACCTGGAGCTCGGCATCGGCTTCGACAACACCGAGCCCATCCGCGACAGCATCAGCGAGGTGCAGCAGACGATCTTCATCGCGTTCCTCCTCGTGGTGCTGATCATCTTCCTCTTCCTCCGCGACTGGCGCTCCACGATCATTCCCCTCATCGTGGTGCCGATCGCGCTGACCGGGTCGTTCTTCGTGATGTACGCGATGGGCTTCTCGATCAACGTGCTCACGCTGCTCGCGCTCGTGCTGGCGATCGGGCTGGTGGTGGACGACGCGATCGTGGTGCTGGAGAACATCTACGCGAAAATCGAGGAGGGGAAGGACACGATGGTGGCGGGCCTGGAGGGCACGCGCGAGATCTTCTTCGCGGTCGTGGCCACCTCCGTGTCGCTGGTGATTATCTTCGCGCCCATCATCTTCATGGGCGGGCTCACCGGCCAGCTCTTTCAGGAGTTTGGGATGGTGATCGCCGGGGCGGTGGCCTTCTCCTCCTTCGTGGCGCTCACGCTCACGCCGATGCTGTCGACGCGCCTGCTCAAACAGCGGGACGAGAAGCCCTGGATCTACCGCAAGACGGAGCCGGTCTTCGAGTCCTTGACCGACGCCTACCGCCGCTCGCTGGAGGCGTTCATGGAGTACCGCTGGGCGGCGTTCGTCATCATGGCCGGGTGTATCGTCGTCATTACCACCTTCCACTTTACGCTGCCGCAGGAGCTGGCCCCGTTGGAGGACCGGAGCCTCGTGCGCATGAACGCGACGGCTCGGGAGGGGGCGACCTACGACTACATGAGCGGGTACGTCGACCGGATGTACGAGGCCCTGGACGAGACCATCCCGGCCGAGCACCAGCGGTCCACCATCTCGGTCACCTCGCCGGGCTTCGGAGCGGCCAGCTCGGTCAACTCGGCGTTCATGTTTACGCGCCTCGTGCCGCCCGGGGAGCGGGACGTCTCGCAGATGCAGTACGCCGACAGCCTGCAGGCGGCGCTCGGGGAGCTGGAGGGGGCGCGCACCTTCGTCTCCCAGGAGCCGACGATCTCGGTGGGGGGCGGGGGCGGGGGGCTGCCCGTCCAGTACGTGCTGCAGACCTCCAGCGTCGAGAACCTCCGCGAGGCACTGCCCACCTTCCTGGAGCGGGCGCGCCAGCAGGAGGAGCTGGGCGTCGTGGACGTGAACCTAAAGTTCAACAAGCCGGAGCTGCAGGTGGAGATCGACCGCGACCGGGCCAACAACATCGGCGTCTCCCCGCTCGACGTGGCGCAGACGCTGCAGCTGGCCCTCGCGGAGCAGCGGGTGGGCTACTTCGTGCGGGACGGGGAGCAGCGCCAGATTCTCGCGACGGTCGACGAGGAGGACCGCGACGCGCCGGTCGACCTGACGAGCCTGTACGTCCGGTCCGCGAGCGGAGAGCCGGTGCCGCTCGACAACCTCGTGTCGGTGAGCGAGCAGGCCACGCCGCCCCAAATTTTCCGCTTCAACCGCTACATGTCCGCCACCGTGAGCGCGCGCCCGGCGCCCGGCAACACGATCGAGGACGGCATCGGGGCGATGGACCGCGTGGCGGACGACGTGCTCGGCCCGGCGTTCTCGACCACCCTCACCGGCCAGTCGCGCGACTTCCAGGAGACGTCGAACCAGCTGCTCTACGTCTTCGGGCTGGCGCTCGTCCTGATCTACCTGGTCCTCGCGGCCCAGTTCGAGAGCTTCCGCGACCCGCTCGTCATCCTCTTCACCGTGCCGCTGGCCCTGGCGGGGGCAATGCTGTTCCTCTGGTACTTCAACCAGACGATCAACATCTTCAGTCAGATCGGCATGGTGATGCTGATCGGGCTGGTGGCGAAGAATGGCATTCTCATCGTCGAGTTTGCGAACCAGCGCAAGGCCGCGGGCCTGTCAATCCGGGAGGCCATCGAGGAGGCGGCGGCGGTGCGCTTCCGGCCCATCCTCATGACCGCCCTCTCCACGATCCTCGGCGTGCTGCCCATTGCGCTGGCGCTGGGGGCAGGGGCGCAGAGCCGTGTCCCGATGGGGGTGGCCGTCATTGGCGGGCTCCTCGTGGGCACCGTTCTCTCGCTCTACGTGATTCCCGCCACGTACACCTACCTCACGAGTGAGGACGCCGGGCCCGCACTGGTGGGCGACGGCGGGGCCGGTGGGGATGGGCTGCCGGAGGAGGGAATGGCCCCCCAACAACAGGGAGCGCCCTCCGGGTAG
- the hisG gene encoding ATP phosphoribosyltransferase — protein sequence MLQIALPNKGALADGAVTLADEAGYNCRRRGRELSVRDPDYGVEFVFLRPRDIATYVSKGIIDLGVTGLDLTYDSGADVTHVLDLGFGAARFCYAAPKSSDLTPDAFTADTRIATSYDTLVRRDLEQRGVDARVISLDGAVEISIQLGVADVIADVVQTGRTIDEAGLATIGAPILNTEAVLVAQNGHTMEKDAAQHFAERVKGIIVAREYVVVEYDLPEEHLPEARKITPGIESPTVSPLNKDGWVAVKAMIERESVNAVMDDLTELDARGIIVTDIRTCRM from the coding sequence ATGCTACAAATCGCTCTCCCCAACAAAGGCGCCCTCGCAGACGGCGCCGTGACCCTGGCCGACGAGGCCGGTTACAACTGCCGCCGCCGCGGCCGTGAGCTGTCCGTGCGCGACCCCGATTACGGCGTCGAGTTCGTCTTTCTGCGCCCCCGCGACATCGCGACGTACGTGAGCAAGGGCATCATCGACCTGGGCGTGACGGGCCTCGACCTTACCTACGACAGCGGGGCCGACGTGACCCATGTGCTGGATCTCGGCTTCGGGGCGGCCCGCTTCTGCTACGCCGCGCCCAAGTCCAGTGACCTGACGCCCGACGCCTTTACCGCCGATACGCGCATCGCCACGTCCTACGATACGCTCGTGCGCCGCGACCTGGAGCAGCGGGGCGTAGACGCGCGTGTGATTTCGCTGGACGGGGCCGTCGAGATCTCGATCCAGCTTGGCGTGGCCGACGTCATCGCCGACGTGGTCCAGACCGGCCGCACCATCGACGAGGCCGGGCTCGCGACAATCGGCGCCCCCATCCTGAATACCGAAGCGGTGCTGGTGGCCCAAAACGGACACACGATGGAGAAGGATGCCGCCCAGCACTTCGCGGAGCGGGTGAAGGGCATCATCGTGGCCCGCGAGTACGTGGTCGTGGAGTACGACCTGCCAGAGGAACACCTTCCCGAGGCCCGCAAGATCACCCCCGGCATCGAGTCCCCCACCGTGTCGCCCCTCAACAAGGACGGATGGGTGGCCGTGAAGGCTATGATTGAGCGGGAGTCCGTCAACGCAGTCATGGACGACCTCACCGAGCTGGACGCCCGCGGCATCATCGTCACCGACATCCGCACCTGCCGGATGTAG
- the xseA gene encoding exodeoxyribonuclease VII large subunit — translation MPPTNNTADDPVLSVAELTRGLSDLVEDRYDDVWVEGELSDFTRAASGHCYFSLKDEDAQIRCVMWKHLTQYVYFEPEEGMQVRVNGHASVYERRGDLQIQAQAMRQAGKGAQQKAFEELKQTLQAEGLFAPERKQALPAFPDTIGVVTSGQGAAIHDIQSGLARRFPPAEVVLCPVKVQGLDAPRAVADAVAAFNDLPADDAQRPDLLIVGRGGGSTEDLWAFNEEVVARALDASNLPVVSAVGHESDVTIADLVADERAATPSAAAERVVPDRRDVADRVRALHDRLRSRVTGRLQDARQRVDALVASRAFHAPARRLEQHRQHLDALVDRLGRGGARAVDRARTRLAHLRDRLHALDPEQPLRRGYVHLTQDGTSVQSAESLQDGDRVRLHFQDGRRDAEVLPDDG, via the coding sequence ATGCCCCCCACGAACAACACTGCCGACGACCCCGTGCTCAGCGTCGCCGAACTGACCCGGGGGCTGAGCGACCTGGTCGAGGACCGTTACGACGACGTGTGGGTGGAGGGGGAGCTGTCCGACTTTACGCGGGCCGCGTCCGGCCACTGCTACTTTAGCCTCAAGGACGAGGACGCGCAGATCCGCTGTGTGATGTGGAAGCACCTCACGCAGTACGTCTACTTCGAGCCCGAGGAGGGCATGCAGGTCCGCGTGAACGGCCACGCCTCCGTCTACGAGCGGCGGGGCGACCTGCAGATTCAGGCGCAGGCGATGCGGCAGGCGGGCAAGGGGGCCCAGCAGAAGGCGTTCGAGGAGCTCAAGCAGACGCTGCAGGCGGAAGGGCTCTTCGCCCCCGAGCGCAAGCAGGCGCTGCCCGCGTTTCCCGACACCATTGGCGTCGTCACGTCGGGCCAGGGGGCGGCGATCCACGACATCCAGTCGGGCCTGGCGCGCCGGTTTCCGCCGGCCGAGGTGGTGCTGTGTCCGGTGAAGGTACAGGGCCTCGACGCCCCCCGGGCCGTCGCCGACGCGGTGGCGGCCTTCAACGACCTGCCCGCCGACGATGCCCAGCGGCCCGACCTGTTGATCGTAGGCCGGGGCGGCGGCTCCACCGAGGACCTGTGGGCGTTTAACGAGGAGGTGGTGGCGCGGGCGCTCGACGCGTCCAATCTGCCGGTCGTGAGTGCCGTCGGGCACGAGTCGGACGTGACGATTGCCGACCTCGTGGCCGACGAGCGGGCCGCCACGCCGTCCGCGGCGGCCGAACGCGTGGTGCCGGACCGACGAGATGTGGCCGACCGCGTGCGCGCCCTGCACGACCGCCTCCGCTCCCGGGTCACGGGCCGCCTCCAGGATGCCCGCCAGCGCGTCGACGCGCTCGTGGCGTCGCGGGCCTTCCACGCCCCGGCCCGTCGCCTGGAGCAGCACCGACAGCACCTCGACGCCCTCGTGGACCGACTGGGGCGGGGCGGCGCCCGGGCCGTCGACCGGGCCCGCACGCGCCTTGCACATCTCCGCGACCGCCTGCACGCCCTCGACCCCGAGCAGCCCCTGCGCCGGGGCTACGTGCACCTTACTCAAGACGGCACGTCCGTCCAATCCGCCGAGTCGCTTCAGGACGGCGACCGGGTGCGGCTCCATTTCCAGGACGGGCGCCGCGACGCCGAGGTGCTTCCGGACGATGGATGA
- a CDS encoding DsrE family protein, whose amino-acid sequence MHVLTTIGPDNSTKAVLPFIAGKGALSRGGSVALFAMQEATYLGAPSHVDLTELKAPGLPTVQAVLETLRAEDALDEFVVCKPCAEARGIQAADLAPWATFGGADDLARQAAGHDTTMTF is encoded by the coding sequence ATGCACGTCCTTACCACGATCGGACCGGATAACAGCACGAAGGCCGTCTTGCCGTTCATTGCGGGCAAGGGGGCCCTTAGCCGCGGAGGGAGCGTGGCGCTTTTTGCGATGCAGGAGGCCACCTACCTCGGCGCCCCCAGCCACGTCGACCTCACAGAGCTCAAGGCGCCGGGCCTGCCGACCGTACAGGCCGTTCTCGAAACGCTCCGTGCGGAGGACGCCCTCGACGAATTTGTGGTCTGCAAGCCCTGTGCCGAGGCCCGGGGCATTCAGGCAGCGGACCTTGCGCCGTGGGCCACGTTCGGTGGGGCCGACGACCTGGCGCGGCAGGCGGCCGGGCACGACACGACGATGACGTTCTGA
- a CDS encoding IS1-like element ISSru3 family transposase (programmed frameshift), which translates to MIKETYECRECGSSNIVKNGHSASGSQQYHCKDCGAHKVLDPEPRGYSEEEKEKILRAYRERGSKRAISRIFGISRNTLTRWLKKGRESDSVAEGLRPAEEGDVLELDECWTYVRERANKRWLWVALCRRTRQVVAFVIGDRSARTCARLWSRIPEEYRQGRSFSDFWKSYRPVFAGDPSHRQVGKSSGEMAHVERFFGRLRQKLARYVRRTRAASESERMLHLTTKLFVEWYNEAIT; encoded by the exons ATGATCAAAGAGACTTACGAGTGTAGAGAGTGTGGCTCCTCGAACATCGTCAAAAACGGACACAGCGCTAGCGGCTCTCAGCAGTATCACTGCAAGGACTGTGGAGCGCACAAGGTTCTCGATCCAGAGCCGCGAGGCTACTCCGAGGAGGAGAAAGAGAAAATCCTCCGTGCTTACCGCGAGCGCGGGTCAAAGCGGGCAATCAGCCGGATATTCGGCATCAGCCGCAATACATTGACCCGGTGGCTC AAAAAGGGACGAGAATCCGATTCAGTAGCCGAAGGGCTCCGGCCTGCTGAGGAAGGCGATGTCCTTGAACTCGATGAATGCTGGACGTATGTCCGAGAGCGGGCGAATAAACGGTGGCTGTGGGTTGCTCTGTGCCGGAGAACCCGGCAGGTCGTGGCATTTGTGATCGGAGACCGTTCGGCCAGAACCTGTGCTCGGCTCTGGAGCCGGATTCCGGAGGAATACCGTCAGGGCAGAAGCTTCAGCGACTTCTGGAAGTCCTATCGCCCAGTGTTTGCGGGCGACCCCAGCCACCGGCAGGTCGGAAAGTCCAGTGGTGAGATGGCCCACGTGGAAAGATTCTTCGGGCGACTGCGCCAGAAGCTGGCCCGGTATGTCCGCCGGACGCGAGCGGCCTCCGAGTCAGAACGGATGCTCCATCTGACGACGAAACTGTTCGTGGAGTGGTACAACGAAGCCATCACTTAA
- the xseB gene encoding exodeoxyribonuclease VII small subunit, whose product MPDASDAADRTFEDTLERLEDIVDTLEDDPPSLDEALDAYEEGVALANECLDRLEEAEQRVSELSID is encoded by the coding sequence ATGCCCGACGCATCCGACGCCGCCGACCGCACGTTTGAAGACACCCTGGAGCGCCTCGAAGACATCGTCGACACCCTCGAAGACGATCCCCCTTCGCTGGATGAGGCCCTCGACGCCTACGAGGAAGGCGTGGCCCTGGCCAACGAATGCCTCGACCGGCTGGAGGAGGCCGAGCAGCGCGTGAGTGAGCTATCGATCGACTAG